From a single Mycolicibacterium moriokaense genomic region:
- a CDS encoding serine/threonine-protein kinase, with product MSGREPLAGRYELRGLLGTGGMAEVHDGWDTRLNRAVAIKLLYPGLSADADTRRRFEDEARAAASLSHPNIVAVHDCGEHHGAPFIVMERLPGRTLGDEIAMGPMAQHRVRAMLTDVLGALATAHAAGVVHRDIKPGNVLLAQDGVTMKVADFGIAKTAGSAHTATGQLIGTMAYMSPERVAGAPASVADDLYAVGVMAHEALSGRRPFPQENPASLVRAILDDPPPPIEVVRPDVDAGLAAVINRAMSRNGTRFRSALEMRAALTGAPRPSTKVLAQPLPPAGGGYPAPSANYFVAGPARPPMSRRRKLLLAAAALAALLVVVFAMALDTSSSTQAPQPVSSTTAVSPPPPPLSSPPPSPAPPPVVEEPPGPPKKKPGNGNNGNGPGPGNGHGPGNGKKR from the coding sequence ATGAGCGGCCGCGAACCACTTGCGGGCCGATACGAGTTGCGAGGGCTGCTGGGTACCGGCGGGATGGCCGAGGTCCACGACGGCTGGGACACGCGGCTGAACAGGGCCGTGGCGATCAAGCTGCTCTATCCGGGCTTGAGCGCGGACGCCGACACCAGGCGCCGATTCGAGGACGAGGCCAGGGCCGCCGCCTCGCTCAGCCACCCCAACATCGTGGCGGTGCACGACTGCGGCGAGCACCACGGTGCCCCGTTCATCGTGATGGAGCGGCTGCCCGGCCGCACGCTCGGTGACGAGATCGCGATGGGGCCGATGGCGCAGCACCGGGTGCGGGCGATGCTCACGGACGTCCTGGGGGCGCTCGCCACCGCTCATGCGGCGGGAGTGGTGCACCGCGACATCAAGCCCGGAAACGTCCTGCTCGCCCAGGACGGCGTCACCATGAAGGTGGCCGACTTCGGTATCGCCAAGACCGCCGGATCCGCTCACACTGCGACGGGGCAGCTCATCGGGACGATGGCGTACATGAGTCCCGAACGCGTCGCCGGTGCGCCCGCCTCGGTCGCCGACGACCTCTACGCCGTGGGCGTGATGGCCCACGAAGCGCTGAGCGGGCGCCGCCCCTTCCCGCAGGAGAACCCCGCATCGCTGGTCCGCGCCATCCTCGACGATCCGCCGCCGCCGATCGAGGTGGTGCGTCCGGACGTCGACGCCGGCTTGGCGGCGGTGATCAACCGCGCGATGTCCCGCAACGGGACGCGCTTCCGCAGTGCGCTCGAGATGCGGGCTGCCCTCACAGGAGCCCCGAGGCCGTCGACCAAAGTGCTCGCACAGCCGCTGCCTCCGGCGGGCGGTGGATACCCGGCTCCGTCGGCCAACTACTTCGTCGCGGGACCTGCGCGGCCGCCGATGAGCCGGCGAAGAAAACTGCTTCTCGCGGCGGCAGCGCTCGCCGCGCTGCTCGTCGTCGTGTTCGCAATGGCGCTCGATACGTCGTCGTCGACGCAGGCTCCGCAGCCGGTCAGCAGTACCACCGCCGTGTCACCGCCGCCGCCTCCGCTCAGTTCCCCGCCGCCGTCACCGGCTCCCCCGCCAGTCGTCGAAGAGCCGCCGGGACCGCCCAAGAAGAAACCCGGCAACGGCAACAACGGCAACGGTCCCGGCCCTGGCAACGGACACGGCCCTGGCAACGGAAAGAAGCGCTGA
- a CDS encoding crotonase/enoyl-CoA hydratase family protein → MSRVTDNNEPAVLVEQRDRILIITINRPQARNAVNAEVSQGLAEAMDRLDGDAGLSVGIVTGAGGSFSAGMDLKAFARGENVAIGGRGLGFTEKPPAKPLIAAVEGYCLAGGCELALATDLIVASKESAFGIPEVKRGLVAGGGGLLRLPQRIPYGLAMELALTGESLSAQRAHDLGMVNVLAEPGKALEAAIAFAEKITANGPLAVAATKRIIVESRDWNSQEMWKKQVEIFGPVFMSNDAKEGAIAFAEKRPPKWTGT, encoded by the coding sequence ATCAGCCGCGTGACTGACAACAACGAACCAGCAGTCCTGGTCGAGCAGCGCGACCGGATCCTGATCATCACCATCAACCGGCCGCAGGCCCGCAACGCCGTCAATGCGGAGGTGAGCCAGGGGCTCGCCGAAGCGATGGACCGACTCGACGGCGACGCCGGGCTGTCGGTGGGCATCGTCACCGGTGCCGGCGGCTCGTTCAGCGCGGGTATGGACCTCAAGGCCTTCGCGCGTGGCGAGAACGTGGCCATCGGTGGACGCGGCCTCGGCTTCACCGAGAAGCCGCCGGCCAAACCCCTGATCGCGGCCGTCGAGGGCTACTGCCTCGCGGGTGGCTGCGAGCTGGCGCTGGCCACCGATCTGATCGTGGCGTCGAAGGAGTCCGCGTTCGGCATCCCAGAGGTAAAACGCGGTTTGGTGGCGGGCGGCGGCGGTCTGCTGCGGTTGCCGCAGCGGATCCCGTATGGCCTCGCGATGGAGCTCGCCCTGACGGGTGAGAGCTTGTCCGCTCAGCGTGCCCACGACCTCGGAATGGTCAACGTTCTCGCCGAACCCGGCAAGGCGTTGGAGGCGGCGATCGCGTTCGCGGAGAAGATCACCGCCAATGGTCCGCTCGCGGTGGCGGCGACCAAGCGGATCATCGTTGAGTCCCGCGACTGGAACTCCCAGGAGATGTGGAAGAAGCAGGTCGAGATCTTCGGCCCCGTCTTCATGTCGAACGACGCCAAGGAAGGTGCGATCGCGTTCGCCGAGAAGCGTCCGCCGAAGTGGACGGGCACCTGA
- a CDS encoding dihydrofolate reductase family protein — protein sequence MTTVYYTASSLDGYIVDGADSLDWLTSRAIDQSGPFGYNEFIKSVGALVMGSATYEWIVRNQPGAWPYEQPSWVMTHRPHIIVEGHPVQTFDGDVRELHPRLTADAAGRDVWVVGGGDVAAQFASADLVDEMIVSYAPCSLGGGSRVLPIRSEWVLADAAVNGEFVCARWQKAQPAEV from the coding sequence ATGACGACCGTCTACTACACCGCGTCCAGCCTGGACGGCTACATCGTCGACGGGGCCGATAGTCTGGACTGGCTGACCTCGCGTGCCATCGACCAGTCCGGCCCGTTCGGCTACAACGAGTTCATCAAATCCGTTGGGGCACTGGTGATGGGATCGGCGACCTACGAGTGGATCGTGCGCAACCAGCCGGGTGCGTGGCCCTACGAGCAGCCGTCGTGGGTGATGACCCACCGCCCCCACATCATCGTCGAGGGACATCCCGTGCAGACCTTCGACGGCGATGTCCGCGAACTGCATCCGAGGTTGACAGCGGACGCGGCAGGCAGGGATGTGTGGGTGGTCGGCGGGGGTGACGTCGCGGCGCAGTTCGCCTCGGCGGATCTCGTCGACGAGATGATCGTCAGCTACGCGCCGTGCTCATTGGGTGGCGGGTCGAGAGTGCTGCCGATCCGCTCGGAGTGGGTGTTGGCCGACGCAGCGGTCAACGGTGAGTTCGTGTGCGCGCGGTGGCAAAAGGCTCAGCCGGCTGAAGTCTGA
- a CDS encoding aldehyde dehydrogenase, whose protein sequence is MTQTVAFKTEWDKLFIGGKWVEPASSEVIEVHSPATGELVGKVPLAVDADVNAACAAARKAFDEGPWPHMKPQERAAILAAAIKGMEDRADELKYLLAAETGQPQTIVDMMQYGAAMSAFQFYAGAADKFHWREIRDGVYGQTLVVREPIGVVGAVTAWNVPFFLAANKLGPAFLAGCTVVLKPAAETPLSVFAMAEIFAEAGLPEGVLSIVPGGPDTGRALTANPELDKFTFTGSSAVGKEIAKIAAEKLKPCTLELGGKSAAIILEDADLDSTIPMLGFSGVMNSGQACVAQTRILAPRSRYDEVVEKVANFISAMPVGLPDDPNAAIGPLISEKQRERVEGYIKKGIEEGARLVTGGGRPEGLDSGWFVQPTVFADVDNSMTIAQEEIFGPVLAIIPYDTEEDAVRIANDSVYGLAGSVWTTDNKKAVEIAGKIRTGTYAVNMYAFDPCAPFGGYKNSGIGRENGTEGIEAYVEPKSVLLPFGYTPED, encoded by the coding sequence ATGACACAGACGGTGGCTTTCAAGACTGAGTGGGACAAGCTGTTCATCGGCGGCAAGTGGGTCGAGCCCGCCTCCTCGGAGGTCATCGAGGTGCACTCCCCCGCCACCGGCGAGCTGGTGGGCAAGGTGCCGCTGGCCGTGGACGCCGACGTCAACGCCGCGTGCGCAGCCGCTCGCAAGGCGTTCGACGAGGGCCCGTGGCCGCACATGAAGCCGCAGGAGCGCGCGGCCATCCTCGCCGCCGCCATCAAGGGTATGGAGGACCGTGCGGACGAGCTGAAGTATCTGCTCGCCGCCGAGACCGGCCAGCCGCAGACGATCGTCGACATGATGCAGTACGGCGCCGCGATGTCGGCGTTCCAGTTCTACGCCGGCGCCGCCGACAAGTTCCACTGGCGCGAGATCCGCGACGGTGTCTACGGCCAGACGCTGGTGGTGCGCGAGCCCATCGGCGTCGTCGGCGCCGTCACCGCGTGGAACGTGCCGTTCTTCCTGGCGGCCAACAAGCTGGGCCCGGCCTTCCTCGCCGGCTGCACCGTCGTCCTCAAACCGGCTGCGGAGACGCCGCTTTCGGTGTTCGCGATGGCGGAGATCTTCGCCGAGGCGGGCCTTCCCGAGGGCGTCCTTTCGATCGTGCCGGGTGGCCCCGACACCGGTCGCGCACTGACGGCCAACCCCGAGTTGGACAAGTTCACCTTCACCGGTAGCTCCGCGGTTGGTAAGGAGATCGCCAAGATCGCCGCCGAGAAGCTGAAGCCGTGCACCCTCGAATTGGGCGGCAAGTCCGCGGCGATCATCCTCGAGGATGCCGATCTGGACTCCACCATTCCGATGCTCGGATTCTCGGGCGTGATGAACAGCGGTCAGGCGTGCGTCGCGCAGACGCGCATCCTGGCGCCGCGCTCACGCTACGACGAGGTCGTCGAGAAGGTCGCCAACTTCATCTCCGCCATGCCCGTCGGCCTTCCCGATGATCCGAATGCCGCGATCGGTCCGCTGATCTCCGAGAAGCAGCGTGAGCGCGTCGAGGGTTACATCAAGAAGGGGATCGAGGAAGGCGCCCGCCTCGTCACCGGCGGCGGGCGTCCCGAGGGACTGGACAGCGGCTGGTTTGTGCAGCCGACGGTGTTCGCCGACGTCGACAACTCGATGACCATCGCCCAGGAGGAGATCTTCGGGCCGGTGCTGGCGATCATCCCCTACGACACCGAAGAGGACGCCGTCCGCATCGCCAACGACTCGGTGTACGGCCTGGCGGGCAGCGTGTGGACAACCGACAACAAGAAGGCGGTCGAGATCGCAGGCAAGATCCGGACCGGCACCTACGCGGTGAACATGTACGCGTTCGATCCCTGCGCGCCGTTCGGCGGGTACAAGAATTCGGGTATCGGTCGCGAGAACGGGACCGAGGGCATCGAGGCGTACGTGGAGCCCAAGAGCGTCCTCCTGCCGTTCGGCTACACGCCGGAGGACTGA
- a CDS encoding TetR/AcrR family transcriptional regulator — MLVSAAEVLRERGAAGVTIDEVLARSGAPRGSVYHHFPEGRNQILAEALSYAGEEITDVIDNAARNGGMYLVRKFVVYWEEQLVESNFAAGCPVVAAAIGSDDEPQLTSVAGNIFSHWRDALTRAFVSDGFSDADAASLAVMCIASLEGAVVLCRSTRSVDPLRDVATQLEFLIKSREFVQRYGLPTAGNQTSAG, encoded by the coding sequence ATGTTGGTCAGCGCCGCCGAGGTGCTGCGCGAGCGCGGCGCCGCCGGAGTCACGATCGACGAAGTGCTGGCGCGCAGCGGCGCACCGCGCGGCTCGGTCTATCACCACTTCCCCGAGGGCAGGAACCAGATCCTCGCCGAGGCGCTGAGCTACGCCGGTGAGGAGATCACCGACGTCATCGACAACGCCGCCCGCAACGGCGGGATGTACCTGGTCAGGAAGTTCGTCGTCTACTGGGAAGAACAGCTTGTCGAGAGCAACTTCGCCGCAGGCTGCCCGGTCGTGGCCGCCGCGATCGGCTCCGACGACGAGCCGCAGCTGACCTCCGTCGCGGGCAACATCTTCAGCCACTGGCGTGACGCGCTCACCCGGGCATTCGTGTCCGACGGCTTCTCCGACGCCGACGCCGCCTCGTTGGCCGTCATGTGCATCGCCTCGCTGGAAGGAGCGGTTGTGCTGTGCCGCTCGACGCGCAGTGTCGACCCACTGCGCGATGTCGCCACCCAGCTCGAGTTCCTGATCAAGTCAAGGGAATTCGTGCAGCGCTACGGTCTACCGACCGCGGGTAATCAGACTTCAGCCGGCTGA
- a CDS encoding acyl-CoA dehydrogenase family protein has product MSDFDALCANDPELAEIRTAIREFLAADRAEFGWEPAIDSWLARWDAEFSARLGDAGFVGLTIPTEYGGRGLSHLHRYVVTEELLAHGAPVAAHWFSDRQFAPSLLSYGSEEQRREFLPVIAKGRLHAAIGMSEHGAGSDLAAVKTRATRVDGGWTLSGTKVWTSGAHLAQRIVVLARTSPLDPEHRHAGFSQFFIPLDSPGITIDPIVQIGGEHHFNEVTFDEVFVVDKDVLGNIGDGWRQVTSELGFERSGPERILSTVTLILDAIRALPADVDDGTAAAVGELFARMISLRQLSISVARALAAGEDAATRAALVKDLGTRFEQDSVELVADLLDRLDRRTPEARRLAELLATARQHSPLFTLRGGTNEVLRGVVARGMGVR; this is encoded by the coding sequence GTGAGTGACTTCGACGCGCTGTGTGCCAATGACCCGGAGCTGGCCGAGATTCGGACGGCCATCCGGGAGTTTCTCGCCGCTGATCGCGCAGAGTTCGGCTGGGAACCCGCCATCGACTCGTGGCTGGCCAGGTGGGACGCCGAATTCTCCGCCCGGCTGGGGGATGCGGGCTTCGTCGGCCTGACCATTCCGACCGAATACGGCGGACGCGGGTTGAGTCACCTGCACCGCTACGTGGTGACCGAGGAGCTGCTGGCGCACGGCGCGCCGGTCGCCGCGCACTGGTTCTCCGATCGCCAGTTCGCTCCGTCGCTGCTGTCGTACGGAAGCGAGGAGCAGCGCAGGGAATTCCTGCCGGTGATCGCCAAAGGCCGGCTGCACGCCGCGATCGGGATGAGCGAGCACGGCGCCGGCTCCGACCTGGCCGCGGTCAAGACCCGCGCAACCCGGGTCGACGGGGGCTGGACCCTCAGCGGCACCAAGGTGTGGACCAGCGGCGCGCATCTCGCGCAGCGGATCGTCGTGCTGGCCCGCACCAGTCCGCTGGACCCCGAACATCGCCATGCCGGATTCAGCCAGTTCTTCATCCCGCTGGACTCGCCCGGAATCACCATCGACCCGATCGTGCAGATCGGCGGCGAGCATCACTTCAACGAGGTGACGTTCGACGAGGTGTTCGTCGTCGACAAGGACGTGCTGGGCAACATCGGGGACGGCTGGCGGCAGGTCACGTCCGAGCTGGGCTTCGAGCGCAGCGGACCCGAACGCATCCTGTCCACGGTCACCCTGATTCTCGACGCGATCCGCGCCCTTCCGGCCGATGTCGACGACGGCACCGCCGCTGCGGTCGGTGAGCTCTTCGCGCGCATGATCTCGCTGCGACAGCTGTCGATCTCGGTGGCCCGCGCGCTGGCGGCCGGCGAGGACGCGGCGACCAGGGCCGCGCTGGTGAAGGACCTCGGCACCCGGTTCGAACAGGACTCCGTCGAGTTGGTCGCCGACCTCTTGGACCGGCTCGACCGTCGGACACCCGAGGCCCGGCGGCTGGCCGAGTTGCTGGCCACCGCCCGACAGCATTCGCCGCTGTTCACCCTGCGGGGCGGTACCAACGAAGTGCTGCGCGGTGTCGTGGCGCGCGGGATGGGGGTCCGGTGA
- a CDS encoding class I SAM-dependent methyltransferase: MPVTDLFAPRATLSRSVRLLREFRFEQPDPARFYGALAGDTAALVTDLWRAEQGSAPAGRTLLDVGGGPGYFAAAFTRAGFAYIGVEPDPAEMHAGPAVNDGTATYVRASGTALPFADDSVDVCLSSNVAEHVVQPWRLGNEMLRVTKPGGLVILSYTVWLGPFGGHETGLWHYLGGRRAARRYTRKHGHPPKNNYGSSLFAVSVADGLQWAAATGALVAAFPRYHPRWAWWMIRVPVLREFAVSNLVLVLRPPTATGSTFAGS, from the coding sequence GTGCCAGTCACCGACCTCTTCGCCCCTCGGGCGACACTCTCGCGGTCGGTGCGGCTGCTGCGGGAGTTCCGCTTCGAACAGCCCGACCCGGCCCGGTTCTACGGGGCGCTCGCAGGCGACACCGCGGCACTGGTCACCGACCTGTGGCGGGCTGAGCAAGGGTCCGCGCCTGCCGGGCGCACCCTGCTCGACGTCGGCGGCGGGCCGGGATACTTCGCCGCGGCGTTCACGCGCGCAGGATTCGCCTACATCGGAGTCGAACCCGACCCGGCCGAGATGCACGCCGGACCTGCGGTGAACGACGGCACCGCCACCTACGTGCGAGCGTCGGGCACCGCCTTGCCGTTCGCCGACGACAGCGTCGACGTCTGCCTGTCCTCCAACGTCGCCGAGCATGTGGTGCAACCATGGCGGTTGGGCAACGAGATGTTGCGGGTCACCAAGCCGGGCGGACTCGTGATCCTGTCGTACACGGTGTGGCTGGGTCCCTTCGGCGGACACGAGACCGGGCTGTGGCACTACCTCGGCGGACGACGGGCCGCCAGGCGGTACACCCGAAAGCATGGTCATCCACCGAAGAACAACTACGGCTCGTCACTGTTCGCGGTCTCGGTCGCCGACGGGCTGCAGTGGGCCGCCGCCACCGGCGCACTGGTCGCCGCATTTCCTCGTTACCACCCACGATGGGCCTGGTGGATGATCCGGGTGCCGGTGCTGCGCGAGTTCGCGGTCAGCAACCTGGTGCTGGTGCTGAGACCGCCGACTGCAACAGGTTCTACTTTCGCGGGTTCGTAG
- a CDS encoding lysophospholipid acyltransferase family protein has product MGVMRPFLKRYFRSEVRGLENLPSGGALLVCNHSGGLLPMDVPILAADFYEHHGYDRPLYTLSHDILSVGPTGDFFKKIGYITANHANADEALRSGGLVVVFPGGDYDVYRPTFAENVVDFGGRTGYVKAALNAGVPIVPAVGIGGQETQIFLSRGTWLAERLGPIARLARTKIMPVSFGFPFGLSLVVPPNIPLPSKIVMKVLPPIDLASEFGDDPDIDEIDAHVRRVMQRALDELAGERRLPVLG; this is encoded by the coding sequence ATGGGCGTGATGCGGCCCTTCCTCAAGAGGTACTTCCGGTCAGAGGTGCGGGGGCTGGAGAACCTGCCATCCGGCGGCGCCCTGCTGGTCTGCAACCACTCGGGCGGCTTGTTGCCGATGGACGTCCCGATCCTGGCTGCCGACTTCTACGAGCACCACGGTTACGACCGTCCGCTCTACACGCTGAGCCACGACATACTGTCGGTCGGCCCGACGGGTGACTTCTTCAAGAAGATCGGCTACATCACCGCCAACCACGCCAATGCCGACGAGGCCCTGCGCTCCGGCGGGCTGGTCGTGGTGTTCCCCGGCGGTGACTACGACGTGTACCGCCCGACGTTCGCCGAGAACGTCGTCGACTTCGGCGGCCGCACCGGCTATGTGAAGGCCGCACTGAACGCCGGGGTGCCGATCGTGCCTGCGGTCGGGATCGGCGGCCAGGAGACGCAGATCTTCCTCAGCCGCGGGACCTGGCTGGCCGAGCGCCTCGGGCCGATCGCCCGCCTGGCACGGACCAAGATCATGCCTGTCTCGTTCGGCTTCCCATTCGGGTTGTCGCTGGTGGTTCCGCCTAACATCCCGCTGCCGTCCAAGATCGTCATGAAGGTGTTGCCGCCGATCGACCTCGCGTCCGAATTCGGCGACGACCCCGACATCGACGAGATCGACGCGCACGTGCGGCGGGTGATGCAGCGGGCGCTGGATGAGCTGGCCGGCGAACGCCGACTGCCGGTGCTGGGCTGA
- a CDS encoding acyl-CoA dehydrogenase family protein produces the protein MNELEELVADLGQRSFEARLGRPPFPDTFDEQLWANLEETGLSRLISTQDAGFAEAATVLRGLARHAAAVPIAETDLLATWLAGKAGVAVPESGPLTVALADAELRDGVLTGTAHDVPWPNAAAVVLAAKTAEALHVCLLTDEPTAVSHTLAGEPRGTFDFELADTAVLNLELADELARRGAWARCVQVIGALDAARDLTVAHTSERVQFGRPLAKFQAVQHSLAAMAGEIERARAATELAIAAAADYGFDSAATEYAVTVAKVAAGRAVGSVTTIAHQLHGAIGVTVEHRLWLFTMRARGWIDDFGTTVEYARRLGRTALAADDPWQVVISCPEPR, from the coding sequence GTGAACGAACTGGAGGAACTCGTCGCGGATCTGGGCCAGCGCTCGTTCGAGGCCAGACTCGGGCGGCCGCCGTTTCCCGACACGTTCGACGAGCAGCTATGGGCCAATCTCGAGGAGACCGGGCTGAGCCGGTTGATCTCCACCCAGGACGCCGGGTTTGCCGAGGCGGCCACCGTGTTGCGGGGGCTGGCCCGGCACGCCGCGGCGGTGCCGATCGCCGAAACCGACCTGCTGGCAACGTGGCTCGCGGGAAAGGCCGGTGTAGCGGTGCCGGAGAGCGGCCCGTTGACGGTGGCTCTCGCCGACGCCGAATTACGCGACGGCGTCCTCACCGGCACCGCGCACGATGTGCCGTGGCCGAACGCGGCGGCCGTCGTACTGGCCGCGAAAACCGCTGAAGCCCTTCATGTCTGCTTGCTCACCGATGAGCCGACAGCGGTGTCGCACACCCTCGCGGGCGAACCGCGCGGCACGTTCGACTTCGAGCTCGCGGACACCGCCGTACTAAATTTGGAGCTCGCCGACGAGCTGGCTAGGCGTGGTGCGTGGGCACGGTGCGTTCAGGTCATCGGCGCCCTGGACGCCGCACGTGACCTCACCGTGGCGCACACCAGCGAGCGGGTTCAGTTCGGCCGCCCGCTGGCGAAGTTCCAGGCGGTGCAACACTCGCTCGCCGCGATGGCCGGCGAGATCGAACGCGCCCGGGCCGCGACGGAGTTGGCCATCGCCGCCGCTGCCGATTACGGGTTCGACAGCGCGGCAACCGAATACGCGGTGACGGTGGCGAAGGTGGCCGCCGGTCGCGCCGTCGGATCGGTGACCACGATCGCGCACCAGTTGCACGGCGCGATCGGGGTGACCGTCGAGCATCGGCTGTGGCTGTTCACGATGCGGGCGCGTGGTTGGATCGACGACTTCGGCACCACCGTCGAGTACGCGCGACGACTGGGCCGGACCGCGCTTGCCGCCGACGACCCCTGGCAAGTCGTCATCAGCTGTCCAGAACCTCGCTGA
- a CDS encoding glycosyltransferase family 4 protein, with protein MSDQGVRSVLLLCWRDTGHPQGGGSETYLQRIGAQLAASGVRVTLRTARYPGAPRREVVDGVRVSRGGGHYSIYIWAGLSMVLARIGLGPLRKVRPDVVIDSQNGIPFLARLAYGRRVAVLVHHCHREQWPVAGPLMGRFGWFVESRLSPWLHRRNQYVTVSLPSARDLATLGVNPGRIAVVRNGLDEAPAATLTAPRSATPRVVVLSRLVPHKQIEDALEAVARLRTRIPDLHLDILGGGWWRQRLVEHAELLGISDAVTFHGHVDDETKHHVLQRSWVHVLPSRKEGWALAVIEAGQHGVPTIGYRSSGGLTDSIVDGVTGLLVDDLDGLVDGLARLLTDPVLRDQLGAKAAVRSGEFSWRQSTDAMRTVLEAVHRGTPVSGVV; from the coding sequence ATGTCCGACCAAGGTGTTCGCTCAGTGCTGCTGTTGTGCTGGCGCGATACCGGTCACCCTCAAGGTGGCGGCAGCGAGACCTACCTGCAGCGCATCGGCGCGCAGCTGGCCGCATCCGGCGTCCGGGTCACCCTGCGGACCGCGCGCTATCCGGGCGCACCGCGCCGCGAGGTCGTCGACGGTGTGCGGGTCAGCCGAGGCGGCGGCCACTACTCGATCTACATCTGGGCGGGGCTGTCCATGGTGCTCGCCCGTATCGGGCTGGGTCCGTTGCGCAAGGTCCGCCCCGACGTCGTCATCGACTCGCAGAACGGCATTCCGTTCCTTGCGCGGCTGGCCTACGGTCGACGCGTCGCGGTGCTCGTACACCATTGCCACCGTGAGCAGTGGCCCGTCGCCGGTCCGTTGATGGGACGGTTCGGCTGGTTCGTCGAGTCCCGGTTGTCGCCGTGGCTGCACCGCCGCAATCAGTACGTCACGGTGTCACTGCCGTCGGCGCGAGATCTGGCCACCCTCGGGGTGAATCCCGGACGAATCGCCGTCGTGCGCAACGGTCTTGACGAGGCGCCTGCCGCCACCCTGACCGCACCGCGGTCGGCGACTCCGCGTGTCGTGGTGCTGTCCCGCCTGGTGCCGCACAAGCAGATCGAGGACGCACTGGAGGCGGTCGCCCGACTCCGCACGCGCATTCCGGACCTGCACCTCGACATCCTCGGCGGCGGCTGGTGGCGACAACGCCTGGTCGAGCACGCCGAGCTGCTCGGCATCTCCGATGCCGTGACGTTCCACGGCCACGTCGACGACGAGACCAAACACCATGTCCTGCAGCGGTCTTGGGTTCACGTGCTGCCGTCGCGCAAGGAAGGCTGGGCGTTGGCGGTGATCGAGGCCGGCCAGCACGGCGTGCCCACCATCGGCTACCGGTCCTCGGGCGGGCTGACCGATTCGATCGTCGACGGGGTCACCGGCCTGTTGGTCGACGATCTCGATGGTCTGGTCGACGGGCTCGCGCGTCTGCTGACCGATCCCGTGTTACGCGACCAGCTCGGCGCCAAGGCCGCGGTCCGCAGCGGCGAATTCTCTTGGCGGCAAAGCACCGACGCGATGCGCACTGTGCTGGAGGCCGTGCACCGGGGAACGCCGGTCAGCGGCGTCGTCTAG